In one Echinicola marina genomic region, the following are encoded:
- a CDS encoding type I restriction enzyme HsdR N-terminal domain-containing protein, which produces MPTTNFQFSSENGKLCVFDSLRKKYLVLTPEEWVRQHIIFYLVSYKKYPKSLFSLERGLKYNKLNKRFDILVLNREGKPFFLVECKAPEVKLNQKVVEQVCVYNKTIGAEFMAISNGLEHICLQYDQKSGAYKQLQEFPVFV; this is translated from the coding sequence TTGCCAACTACGAACTTTCAGTTTTCTTCTGAGAATGGGAAGTTATGTGTTTTTGATTCATTAAGAAAGAAATATTTGGTTTTGACTCCTGAAGAATGGGTGAGACAGCATATCATTTTTTATTTAGTCAGCTATAAGAAATACCCCAAAAGCTTATTTTCATTAGAGAGGGGACTGAAGTATAATAAGCTGAACAAACGTTTCGATATTTTGGTGCTTAATCGGGAGGGGAAGCCTTTTTTCTTGGTTGAATGCAAAGCTCCTGAAGTAAAATTAAACCAAAAGGTGGTGGAGCAAGTATGTGTATACAATAAGACGATCGGGGCTGAATTTATGGCGATCAGTAATGGGTTAGAACATATCTGCTTACAGTATGATCAAAAATCAGGGGCTTACAAACAGCTACAAGAATTTCCTGTTTTTGTTTAA
- the aroB gene encoding 3-dehydroquinate synthase, protein MESIIFSTQIAADLERYLKTKSFSKLGLIADSNTYQACYPLIQEILPEHEHFQFKAGEVNKTLTTCTEIWQWMTDCGFDRKSLIINLGGGVTGDMGGFCASTYKRGVKFINIPTSLLSQVDASVGGKLGVDFNGFKNHIGVFNEPETVIISDVFLKTLPVPELRSGYAEVIKHGLIQNANYFNSLKIDNWENQSWKDIIEKSVQIKKEVVTKDPKEEGLRKILNFGHTVGHAVESFYLDTERHLLHGEAIAIGMIAEAYLSHKHIRLPKEDLDTITETLLKVFGKVEIPNKDLDAIAQLCFQDKKNDGKTINCSLLNKIGECDYNIAVSLEDIISSLNFYNSQHP, encoded by the coding sequence TTGGAATCAATAATTTTCTCGACTCAAATTGCTGCAGACCTAGAGCGGTACCTAAAAACAAAGAGCTTTTCCAAACTAGGCCTAATAGCTGATAGCAATACCTATCAAGCTTGTTATCCACTGATCCAGGAAATCCTCCCTGAGCATGAGCATTTCCAGTTCAAAGCAGGAGAAGTCAACAAGACTTTGACCACCTGCACTGAAATATGGCAATGGATGACTGATTGTGGGTTTGACAGAAAATCACTGATCATCAATTTAGGAGGTGGAGTAACTGGAGATATGGGTGGATTTTGTGCCAGCACCTATAAGCGTGGCGTAAAATTCATCAATATCCCCACCTCCCTTCTTTCTCAGGTGGATGCCAGTGTAGGCGGAAAACTTGGAGTGGACTTTAATGGTTTCAAAAACCATATCGGTGTATTCAATGAACCTGAAACTGTTATCATTTCAGACGTATTTCTGAAAACACTACCCGTACCTGAATTAAGGTCTGGTTATGCAGAAGTCATCAAGCACGGTTTGATCCAAAACGCCAATTATTTCAATAGCTTGAAGATTGACAACTGGGAGAACCAAAGCTGGAAGGACATCATAGAAAAGTCCGTACAAATTAAGAAAGAAGTAGTCACCAAGGACCCAAAGGAAGAAGGCTTAAGAAAAATCCTCAATTTCGGACATACCGTGGGACATGCAGTAGAGTCATTCTATCTGGATACAGAAAGACACCTTTTGCACGGAGAAGCCATTGCCATCGGTATGATTGCCGAAGCATATCTTTCCCATAAACACATCAGATTACCTAAGGAAGACTTGGACACCATTACCGAAACATTGCTTAAGGTTTTTGGCAAAGTGGAAATCCCCAATAAAGACCTTGACGCCATTGCGCAACTTTGCTTCCAGGACAAAAAGAATGATGGAAAAACCATCAACTGTTCCTTGCTAAATAAAATAGGTGAATGTGATTATAATATTGCAGTGAGCCTTGAGGACATCATCTCTTCCTTGAATTTTTACAATTCACAACACCCATGA
- a CDS encoding ABC transporter substrate-binding protein yields MVKELYKDQMGREVTLAKMPKRIVSLVPSQTELLVDLGLEDQLVGLTKFCVRPKGLKEKKTIIGGTKQFKFEVIKALEPDLIIGNKEENYREGIEILEQRFPVWMSDIYNLSDAFKMISDIGALTGKEGEAQKLIGKIQQDWLKRVARIGTVLYLIWQEPIIGVGKKTFIDEMLKWNGLENVLESERYPSLKIEEIEDLNPDFIFLSSEPFPFKETHLDVFQKLFPHSKVVLVDGEMFSWYGSRLQYAPAYFKSLSKRLV; encoded by the coding sequence ATGGTGAAAGAGCTTTATAAAGATCAAATGGGGAGGGAGGTAACGCTTGCAAAAATGCCAAAGCGAATTGTTTCCTTGGTGCCTTCCCAGACGGAATTGTTGGTGGATTTAGGTTTGGAAGATCAACTGGTCGGTCTTACCAAATTTTGTGTTCGTCCCAAGGGCTTAAAAGAGAAAAAAACCATTATAGGTGGGACTAAGCAATTCAAGTTTGAGGTGATTAAGGCTCTAGAACCTGATTTGATTATCGGTAATAAGGAAGAAAACTACAGAGAGGGTATTGAAATATTGGAGCAGAGGTTTCCTGTATGGATGAGTGATATTTATAATTTGTCGGATGCTTTTAAAATGATATCCGATATTGGAGCACTGACAGGTAAAGAGGGAGAAGCTCAGAAGTTAATTGGTAAAATACAGCAAGACTGGTTGAAAAGAGTGGCGCGAATAGGTACAGTGCTGTACCTGATCTGGCAGGAACCGATTATCGGCGTAGGAAAAAAGACTTTTATAGATGAGATGCTTAAATGGAACGGGCTTGAGAATGTATTGGAAAGTGAAAGATACCCTAGTTTAAAAATAGAAGAAATCGAAGACCTCAATCCAGATTTCATTTTTCTAAGCTCTGAACCATTTCCGTTTAAAGAAACACATTTGGATGTCTTCCAGAAGCTGTTTCCGCATAGTAAAGTGGTTTTGGTGGATGGTGAAATGTTTTCTTGGTATGGTAGCCGGCTGCAATATGCGCCTGCTTATTTCAAATCACTGTCAAAGCGATTGGTCTAA
- a CDS encoding 3-phosphoshikimate 1-carboxyvinyltransferase, translating into MNKITLSTKASFGEVNIPLPSSKSESNRVLIIDALTKGGNHISNLAEARDTQTMIRLLEEDPDILDVLDAGTTMRFLTAYAALTNRNKTLTGTPRMCERPIGILVDALRSLGAEIEYKGKEGYPPMETKGFSKQLTNHIKIRGDVSSQYISALVMNAPLLPDGLTLELTGKIGSRTYIEMTLKLMEQFGIQYSFEENIIKVAHQDYHNTNFAVESDWSGASYWFSLLACADEGQFFLKGLKKDSLQGDSKIVEIMDHLGINSEFNEEGIQLTKKAVCGLESFDFTHCPDLAQTVAVTCALIGQTSKFTGLESLRIKETDRIFALQQELAKFNAKLVEGENEVFTLIPSTGIPAEVNISTYDDHRMAMAFMPLATKTKVSFDDMEVVNKSYPSFWKHCQLAGLETI; encoded by the coding sequence ATGAACAAAATCACACTAAGCACCAAAGCCAGCTTTGGAGAAGTAAACATCCCTTTGCCATCTTCAAAAAGCGAAAGCAACCGGGTTCTGATTATTGACGCCTTGACTAAGGGAGGCAATCATATTTCCAACCTAGCTGAAGCCAGAGACACTCAAACAATGATCCGATTATTGGAAGAGGATCCGGATATTCTGGATGTCTTGGATGCGGGGACTACCATGAGGTTCTTGACGGCTTATGCTGCTCTTACGAATAGAAACAAAACTTTGACCGGTACTCCTAGGATGTGCGAGCGCCCCATAGGCATTTTGGTGGATGCATTGAGAAGCCTTGGAGCTGAAATAGAATACAAAGGCAAAGAGGGCTACCCTCCAATGGAAACCAAAGGCTTCTCCAAACAGTTGACTAATCACATCAAAATCAGAGGAGATGTAAGTAGCCAATACATATCTGCACTGGTCATGAACGCTCCGCTACTGCCTGATGGTTTAACTTTAGAGTTAACAGGGAAAATAGGGTCCAGGACATATATAGAAATGACCCTGAAATTGATGGAGCAATTTGGCATCCAATATAGTTTTGAAGAAAACATTATAAAAGTCGCTCATCAAGATTACCACAACACTAATTTTGCTGTAGAAAGCGATTGGTCAGGAGCAAGTTATTGGTTCAGTCTCTTGGCTTGTGCAGATGAGGGGCAGTTCTTCCTTAAAGGGCTTAAAAAAGACAGTTTACAAGGAGACTCAAAGATAGTGGAGATCATGGATCACTTAGGGATAAACAGTGAATTTAACGAAGAGGGCATACAATTGACCAAGAAAGCAGTATGCGGCTTGGAAAGTTTTGATTTCACCCATTGTCCTGACTTAGCTCAAACTGTGGCTGTAACCTGCGCATTAATTGGACAGACAAGTAAATTCACCGGCTTGGAAAGCCTAAGAATCAAGGAAACAGACCGTATTTTCGCTCTACAACAGGAATTGGCTAAATTCAACGCCAAATTGGTAGAAGGAGAAAATGAGGTATTCACACTTATACCTTCCACTGGCATTCCTGCTGAAGTCAACATCAGCACCTACGATGACCATCGCATGGCCATGGCCTTTATGCCTTTGGCTACTAAAACCAAGGTCTCCTTCGATGACATGGAAGTAGTCAACAAATCCTACCCGAGCTTTTGGAAACATTGCCAATTGGCCGGACTGGAAACCATATAA
- a CDS encoding prephenate dehydratase, protein MKATQEKVAIQGIKGSYHYQVARTTFGPEAEILECLTFTELVRKITTEEATIGVLALENSIAGAILPNYDLMDRNNLRITGEFYLPISHQLMAWPGQSIQEIQEVRSHPMALLQCKAFFEEYPHIRLVEDLDTASVAKTIHEEQLKGVAAIAGKSAAEFYKLDILASDIQTIKNNITRFCIVTKEKEQVPAEGFDKVSLKLVIQNEKGSLAKVLNIMSKNNLDLSKIQSLPVIDKPWHYAFFIDLIFEKLSDYQTAMQQIQDAGHQIKIMGEYKNTKIA, encoded by the coding sequence TTGAAAGCAACCCAAGAAAAAGTAGCCATACAAGGTATCAAAGGTTCATACCATTATCAGGTGGCCCGTACTACTTTTGGACCAGAGGCAGAAATACTGGAATGCCTGACCTTCACGGAACTGGTCAGGAAAATCACCACTGAGGAAGCCACCATCGGTGTATTAGCATTGGAAAACTCCATCGCAGGAGCCATCTTGCCGAATTATGACCTTATGGATAGAAATAACCTCAGAATAACTGGTGAATTCTATCTTCCCATCTCCCATCAACTTATGGCATGGCCGGGACAGAGCATCCAAGAAATCCAAGAGGTTCGCTCCCATCCAATGGCCCTATTACAGTGTAAAGCTTTTTTTGAAGAGTACCCTCATATCCGTTTGGTAGAAGATTTGGATACTGCATCAGTAGCGAAGACCATCCATGAAGAACAGCTAAAAGGAGTAGCGGCTATTGCCGGTAAATCAGCTGCTGAATTTTATAAGTTGGACATTTTGGCCTCTGACATTCAAACCATCAAAAACAATATTACCCGTTTTTGCATAGTCACCAAGGAAAAGGAACAAGTTCCAGCAGAAGGATTTGACAAAGTTTCTCTTAAATTAGTCATTCAAAATGAAAAGGGGAGCTTGGCCAAAGTACTCAACATCATGAGTAAAAACAATCTTGACCTTTCAAAAATCCAATCCCTGCCAGTTATTGATAAACCATGGCATTATGCCTTCTTCATAGATTTAATTTTTGAGAAACTTTCCGATTATCAAACGGCCATGCAGCAAATCCAAGATGCAGGCCATCAGATCAAAATCATGGGAGAGTACAAAAACACCAAAATTGCCTAA
- a CDS encoding pyridoxal phosphate-dependent aminotransferase, with translation MIQAANRLNKVKEYYFSKKLREVARLKSEGHDIINMGIGSPDLPPHPSVIEALNNTSKLDNSHGYQSYQGIPALREAIASFYEKHYGVNLDPAHEILPMMGSKEAIMHISMAYLNPGDKVLIPNPGYPTYTSVTELVGAEAIYYDLKGEHQWLPDMDQLEEFASQGIKLMWINYPHMPTGANANKTTLKQLVDFAIKHQILLVNDNPYSFILTEEHLSILSIEGAKEIALELNSLSKTYNMPGWRVGMLCGDSHFVKEVLKVKSNMDSGMFLGIQQGAIAALSLDNSWFEQMNNIYQKRRELIWKLAERIGAVCDKKSSGMFVWAKLADRTDPHSLVDKLLYENQIFITPGDIFGSNGNGYIRFSLCVPEDIIQKAFERINSAWTK, from the coding sequence ATGATCCAAGCAGCCAATCGCCTGAACAAGGTCAAGGAATACTATTTTTCCAAAAAATTAAGAGAAGTGGCCAGGTTAAAATCAGAAGGTCATGACATTATCAATATGGGAATAGGAAGTCCTGACCTTCCTCCACATCCTTCAGTAATAGAAGCATTAAATAACACCAGTAAGCTGGACAACTCCCATGGCTACCAAAGCTATCAGGGGATTCCGGCACTAAGGGAAGCCATTGCTTCATTCTATGAAAAACATTATGGTGTCAATCTGGACCCGGCTCATGAAATTCTACCCATGATGGGATCCAAGGAAGCCATCATGCACATTTCCATGGCTTACTTGAATCCCGGTGACAAGGTGCTTATCCCAAACCCAGGCTACCCTACCTATACTTCTGTAACAGAATTGGTGGGAGCTGAAGCTATCTATTATGATCTTAAGGGAGAACACCAATGGCTGCCAGATATGGATCAGCTAGAGGAATTCGCTAGCCAAGGAATTAAATTGATGTGGATCAATTACCCCCATATGCCTACTGGTGCAAACGCCAATAAAACTACACTAAAACAGTTGGTGGATTTTGCTATAAAACACCAAATCCTATTGGTTAACGACAATCCATACAGCTTTATATTAACGGAGGAACACCTCAGTATTTTAAGCATTGAGGGAGCAAAGGAAATCGCTTTGGAATTAAACTCATTGAGCAAAACGTATAATATGCCGGGTTGGAGAGTAGGAATGCTCTGTGGAGACAGCCATTTTGTAAAAGAAGTCTTAAAGGTGAAAAGCAATATGGACTCAGGTATGTTCCTGGGCATCCAACAAGGGGCCATTGCCGCATTAAGCCTAGACAACTCCTGGTTTGAACAGATGAACAACATCTACCAAAAAAGAAGGGAATTGATATGGAAACTAGCAGAAAGAATTGGTGCTGTATGTGACAAAAAAAGCTCTGGTATGTTTGTATGGGCAAAGCTTGCAGATAGAACAGACCCACACTCCTTGGTTGACAAACTATTGTATGAAAACCAAATATTCATTACACCCGGAGATATCTTTGGCAGCAATGGCAATGGATATATCAGGTTTTCACTTTGCGTGCCGGAAGATATTATTCAAAAAGCATTCGAGAGAATAAATAGCGCTTGGACCAAATAA
- a CDS encoding chorismate mutase, which produces MKDHLKTSEWGLGLNGHVIIAGPCSAETPEQVEKVCLEMKKENIIPSMFRAGIWKPRTRPGSFEGIGEDGLKWMEIVRNHLNIPITTEVGNTAHVELALKHKVDVLWIGARTTVNPFAVQEIAEALRGTDIPVMVKNPMNPDLQLWIGALERLHAVGINKLAAIHRGFSDAYDKRFRNKPNWSMPIHLKREWKGMEVINDPSHIVGKRDGILEVSQRAINFGLDGLMIETHHDPDNAWSDAKQQVTPAQLKEILSKIDFKNTLDTQNPDEQLNDLRTAVDHLDDQLLDLFAERFSVIDQIGAHKREHKLTVFQSDRWKNVMESRTEKGVKKGMSEKFMKELLFTIHEESVKRQEKQLREGDAVKKEA; this is translated from the coding sequence ATGAAAGATCACTTAAAAACGTCAGAATGGGGCTTAGGACTTAACGGTCATGTAATTATCGCGGGGCCTTGTAGTGCAGAAACTCCTGAGCAAGTTGAAAAAGTTTGCCTGGAAATGAAAAAAGAGAACATCATTCCTTCAATGTTCCGTGCTGGAATATGGAAGCCAAGAACCAGACCAGGAAGCTTCGAGGGAATCGGTGAAGATGGCCTTAAGTGGATGGAGATTGTTAGAAATCACCTTAACATCCCTATCACTACTGAAGTTGGTAACACTGCTCACGTTGAGTTAGCCCTTAAGCACAAAGTAGATGTACTTTGGATCGGTGCAAGAACTACCGTTAACCCTTTTGCTGTACAGGAAATTGCTGAAGCACTAAGAGGCACAGATATTCCAGTGATGGTTAAAAACCCAATGAATCCGGACCTTCAGCTTTGGATCGGTGCTTTGGAAAGACTTCACGCAGTAGGCATCAACAAACTAGCTGCTATCCACAGAGGATTCAGCGATGCTTACGACAAGCGTTTCAGAAATAAGCCAAACTGGTCAATGCCAATCCACTTGAAAAGAGAATGGAAAGGCATGGAAGTGATCAATGACCCTAGCCATATCGTAGGTAAAAGAGATGGTATCTTGGAAGTTTCCCAAAGAGCTATCAACTTCGGCCTGGACGGTTTGATGATCGAAACTCACCATGATCCAGACAACGCATGGAGTGATGCCAAACAACAAGTTACTCCTGCCCAGTTGAAAGAAATCCTCTCTAAAATTGATTTCAAGAACACCTTGGATACACAGAATCCAGATGAACAGCTTAACGACCTAAGAACTGCCGTTGACCACCTTGACGATCAATTATTGGATCTATTTGCAGAAAGATTCTCCGTAATCGATCAAATCGGCGCACACAAAAGAGAACACAAGCTCACCGTATTTCAGTCTGACAGATGGAAAAACGTAATGGAGTCCAGAACTGAAAAAGGTGTTAAAAAAGGCATGAGTGAAAAATTCATGAAGGAATTGCTTTTTACTATTCATGAGGAATCTGTGAAAAGACAAGAAAAACAACTTAGAGAAGGTGACGCTGTAAAAAAAGAAGCGTAA
- a CDS encoding prephenate dehydrogenase — translation MRKIHIIGLGLLGGSFSLGLRAALPNLTITGMDHNQTHLDQALSLGIIDEAKATPDRDTDIVVVAIPVHTIIPVLEDLLDKVSEQTLIMDFGSTKENICASLEDHPKRKNFLAAHPIAGTEYSGPSAAFPGLLQDKIMILCELEKTDLHLKSKAYTAFEALNMKIRFMEPHEHDNQLAFVSHLSHISSFMLGKTVLDKMQDDKNILDMAGSGFASTVRLAKSSPDMWAPILQENKDNVLEALNGYIRNLTEFRDHLAYEQFEDLRKIMKKTNQIGEILDLKS, via the coding sequence ATGAGGAAAATACACATAATAGGCCTTGGCCTTTTGGGCGGCTCCTTTTCATTGGGATTAAGAGCAGCGCTACCTAACCTGACTATTACGGGTATGGACCATAATCAAACTCACCTAGATCAAGCCCTTAGTTTAGGGATTATTGATGAAGCAAAAGCAACTCCTGACCGGGACACTGATATTGTGGTAGTGGCCATACCGGTACATACAATCATTCCTGTTCTAGAAGATTTATTGGACAAGGTCAGTGAACAAACCCTCATCATGGACTTTGGATCCACAAAGGAAAATATCTGTGCCAGTCTCGAGGATCACCCTAAAAGGAAAAACTTTCTTGCAGCTCACCCAATAGCAGGTACAGAATACTCAGGCCCAAGCGCTGCTTTTCCAGGCTTGCTACAAGACAAAATCATGATCCTTTGCGAACTGGAGAAAACAGACCTGCACCTTAAGTCCAAAGCCTATACAGCATTTGAAGCCCTCAACATGAAGATTAGGTTCATGGAACCACATGAACATGACAATCAACTGGCATTTGTTTCCCACCTTTCCCATATCAGCTCTTTTATGCTCGGCAAAACCGTGCTTGATAAAATGCAAGATGATAAAAACATCCTTGATATGGCTGGAAGTGGCTTTGCCTCCACGGTAAGGCTAGCAAAAAGCTCTCCTGACATGTGGGCCCCCATACTTCAGGAAAATAAAGACAATGTGCTAGAAGCTCTCAATGGCTATATCAGAAACCTAACAGAATTCAGGGATCATTTGGCTTATGAACAATTTGAAGACCTGCGTAAAATAATGAAAAAGACCAATCAGATTGGGGAAATTTTAGATCTGAAAAGTTAG
- a CDS encoding proline dehydrogenase family protein — translation MNTKPNISFENTEIAFSSRTDVELRKMYLIFAVMDSNMAVKLGTSLADVAFKLRLPVKGIMKKTMFGHFCGGESIEDCKKSIKELERYGIGTILDYSVEGKGTEKSYDFTRDEILSTIERSAGAKEIPFTVFKVTGLGSSKIMTKVQEGKQLSEREAMAFEKTRARVDSLCKAAHEHDVKIMIDGEESWFQDVIDDMTYEAMEKYNREKAIVYNTYQMYRKDMLGLLKQAYAESEEKGYYIGAKLVRGAYMEKERERAEDNKYPSPIHETKEDSDNAYNDALKFCMENKQGIYLVSGSHNELSNIILTELMNLYGVKPSDDRVFFAQLYGMSDNISYNLAFAGYNVAKYVPYGPVEKVMPYLYRRAAENTSVSGQSSREFELIKKEMARRAAIKK, via the coding sequence ATGAATACTAAGCCCAATATTTCTTTTGAAAATACTGAAATAGCCTTTTCATCCAGGACGGATGTGGAGCTCAGAAAAATGTACCTGATATTTGCCGTCATGGACAGTAATATGGCTGTGAAGCTGGGGACAAGCCTAGCAGATGTAGCATTTAAACTGAGACTGCCGGTAAAAGGGATCATGAAAAAAACAATGTTTGGCCACTTTTGTGGGGGAGAGAGCATTGAAGATTGTAAAAAGTCTATCAAGGAGTTAGAGCGATATGGAATAGGGACTATTCTGGATTACTCAGTAGAGGGGAAAGGGACAGAAAAAAGTTATGACTTTACACGTGATGAAATCCTCAGTACCATAGAAAGGTCTGCAGGAGCTAAGGAAATACCTTTCACGGTGTTTAAGGTAACAGGTTTAGGGTCCTCCAAGATTATGACTAAGGTTCAGGAAGGAAAGCAACTTTCTGAGAGAGAAGCTATGGCATTTGAAAAAACAAGGGCCAGGGTAGACAGTTTATGTAAGGCAGCCCATGAACATGATGTAAAGATCATGATAGATGGGGAGGAAAGTTGGTTCCAGGATGTGATAGATGATATGACCTATGAGGCGATGGAAAAGTACAATCGTGAAAAAGCCATAGTCTATAACACTTACCAGATGTATCGAAAGGATATGTTGGGACTATTAAAGCAGGCTTATGCAGAGTCAGAGGAGAAGGGGTATTATATAGGTGCTAAACTTGTAAGGGGAGCCTATATGGAGAAAGAAAGGGAGAGAGCAGAGGATAATAAATATCCAAGCCCTATTCATGAAACCAAGGAGGATTCAGACAATGCTTATAATGATGCATTGAAATTCTGTATGGAGAATAAGCAGGGTATTTATTTAGTGAGCGGTTCTCATAATGAATTGAGCAATATCATTTTGACAGAGCTCATGAATTTATATGGGGTCAAGCCTTCTGATGATAGGGTGTTTTTCGCTCAGCTTTACGGTATGAGCGATAATATTTCTTATAATCTGGCTTTTGCAGGATACAATGTGGCCAAATATGTGCCTTATGGTCCAGTGGAAAAGGTGATGCCTTATTTATATAGAAGAGCTGCAGAAAACACCAGTGTTTCCGGGCAGAGTAGTCGAGAGTTTGAATTGATAAAGAAAGAAATGGCACGAAGAGCGGCCATTAAAAAATAA